A single genomic interval of Rhinopithecus roxellana isolate Shanxi Qingling chromosome 11, ASM756505v1, whole genome shotgun sequence harbors:
- the FAS gene encoding tumor necrosis factor receptor superfamily member 6 isoform X1, with protein sequence MSFWRLVYLFLLSHRKRNCRLPSGNSLLNTVLTSVATLLSKCVNAQVTDISSNGFELRKIVTTIETQNLEGLHHEGQFCRNPCPPGKRKARDCTVNGDEPDCVPCQEGKEYTDKDHFSSKCRRCRLCDEGHGLEVEINCTRTQNTKCRCKPNFFCNSAVCEHCDPCTKCKHGIIKECTLTSNTKCKEEDSRSNLLWLCLLLLLIPPIVYVVRKKACRKHRKENQGPHESTTLNPETAINLSDVDLSKYITTIAGGMTLSQVRDFVRKNGVSEAKIDEIKNDNVQDTAEQKVQLLRNWYQLHGKKDACDTLIKGLKIADLCTLAEQIHTVIVNDITSDTENSNFGNEVQNLV encoded by the exons GTTCTTACCTCTGTTGCTACATTATTGTCCAAATGTGTTAATGCCCAAGTGACTGATATCAGCTCCAATGGATTTGAATTGAGGAAGATCGTTACTACAATTGAGACTCAGAACTTGGAAGGCCTGCATCACGAGGGCCAATTCTGCCGTAACCCCTGTCCTCCAG GCAAAAGGAAAGCTAGGGACTGCACAGTCAATGGGGATGAACCAGACTGCGTGCcctgccaagaagggaaggagtACACAGACAAAGACCATTTTTCTTCCAAATGCAGAAGATGCAGATTGTGTGACGAAGGACATG GCTTAGAAGTGGAAATAAACTGCACCCGGACCCAGAATACCAAGTGCAGATGTAaaccaaattttttttgtaactcTGCTGTATGTGAACACTGTGACCCTTGCACCAA atGTAAACATGGAATCATCAAGGAATGCACACTCACCAGCAACACCAAGTGCAAAGAGGAAG ATTCCAGATCTAATTTGCTGTGGTTGTGTCTTCTTCTTCTCCTAATTCCACCAATTGTTTATG TGGTGAGAAAGAAAGCATGCAGAAAGCACAGAAAGGAAAACCAAGGTCCTCATGAATCTACAACCTTAAATCCT gaaacagCAATAAATTTATCTG atgtTGACTTGAGTAAATATATCACCACTATCGCTGGAGGCATGACACTAAGTCAAGTTAGAGACTTTGTTCGAAAGAATGGTGTCAGTGAAGCCAAAATAGATGAGATCAAGAATGACAATGTCCAAGACACAGCAGAACAAAAAGTTCAACTGCTTCGTAATTGGTATCAACTTCATGGAAAGAAAGATGCATGTGACACATTGATTAAAGGTCTAAAAATAGCCGATCTTTGTACTCTTGCAGAGCAAATTCACACTGTCATCGTCAATGACATTACTAGTGACACAGAAAATTCGAACTTCGGAAATGAAGTCCAAAACTTGGTCTAg
- the FAS gene encoding tumor necrosis factor receptor superfamily member 6 isoform X2, which yields MLGIWTLLPLVLTSVATLLSKCVNAQVTDISSNGFELRKIVTTIETQNLEGLHHEGQFCRNPCPPGKRKARDCTVNGDEPDCVPCQEGKEYTDKDHFSSKCRRCRLCDEGHGLEVEINCTRTQNTKCRCKPNFFCNSAVCEHCDPCTKCKHGIIKECTLTSNTKCKEEDSRSNLLWLCLLLLLIPPIVYVVRKKACRKHRKENQGPHESTTLNPETAINLSDVDLSKYITTIAGGMTLSQVRDFVRKNGVSEAKIDEIKNDNVQDTAEQKVQLLRNWYQLHGKKDACDTLIKGLKIADLCTLAEQIHTVIVNDITSDTENSNFGNEVQNLV from the exons GTTCTTACCTCTGTTGCTACATTATTGTCCAAATGTGTTAATGCCCAAGTGACTGATATCAGCTCCAATGGATTTGAATTGAGGAAGATCGTTACTACAATTGAGACTCAGAACTTGGAAGGCCTGCATCACGAGGGCCAATTCTGCCGTAACCCCTGTCCTCCAG GCAAAAGGAAAGCTAGGGACTGCACAGTCAATGGGGATGAACCAGACTGCGTGCcctgccaagaagggaaggagtACACAGACAAAGACCATTTTTCTTCCAAATGCAGAAGATGCAGATTGTGTGACGAAGGACATG GCTTAGAAGTGGAAATAAACTGCACCCGGACCCAGAATACCAAGTGCAGATGTAaaccaaattttttttgtaactcTGCTGTATGTGAACACTGTGACCCTTGCACCAA atGTAAACATGGAATCATCAAGGAATGCACACTCACCAGCAACACCAAGTGCAAAGAGGAAG ATTCCAGATCTAATTTGCTGTGGTTGTGTCTTCTTCTTCTCCTAATTCCACCAATTGTTTATG TGGTGAGAAAGAAAGCATGCAGAAAGCACAGAAAGGAAAACCAAGGTCCTCATGAATCTACAACCTTAAATCCT gaaacagCAATAAATTTATCTG atgtTGACTTGAGTAAATATATCACCACTATCGCTGGAGGCATGACACTAAGTCAAGTTAGAGACTTTGTTCGAAAGAATGGTGTCAGTGAAGCCAAAATAGATGAGATCAAGAATGACAATGTCCAAGACACAGCAGAACAAAAAGTTCAACTGCTTCGTAATTGGTATCAACTTCATGGAAAGAAAGATGCATGTGACACATTGATTAAAGGTCTAAAAATAGCCGATCTTTGTACTCTTGCAGAGCAAATTCACACTGTCATCGTCAATGACATTACTAGTGACACAGAAAATTCGAACTTCGGAAATGAAGTCCAAAACTTGGTCTAg